A genomic window from Quercus lobata isolate SW786 chromosome 10, ValleyOak3.0 Primary Assembly, whole genome shotgun sequence includes:
- the LOC115963505 gene encoding mannose-1-phosphate guanyltransferase alpha, whose product MGSSEERVVAVIMVGGPTKGTRFRPLSLNIPKPLFPLAGQPMVHHPISACKRIPNLAQIYLVGFYEEREFALYVSSISNELKVPVRYLKEDKPHGSAGGLYNFRDLIMEDSPSHIFLLNCDVCCSFPLPEMLEAHRRYGGMGTILVIKVSAETANEFGELVADPVTNELLHYTEKPETFVSDRINCGVYIFTPDIFTAIQEVSTQRKDRANLRRVSSFEALQSATRSLSTDFVRLDQDILSPLAGKKQLYTYETLDFWEQIKTPGMSLKCSGLYLAQFRFTSPHLLAHGDGTKSASITGDVYVHPSAKVHPSAKIGPNVSISANARIGAGVRLISCIILDDVEIKENAVVIHAIVGWKSSVGRWSRVQASGDYNAKLGVTILGEAVTVEDEVVVTSSIVLPNKTLNVSVQDEIIL is encoded by the exons ATGGGAAGCTCAGAGGAGAGAGTTGTTGCTGTGATCATGGTTGGTGGACCCACCAAAG GTACTAGATTCCGACCACTTTCACTGAATATTCCAAAGCCCCTTTTTCCTTTAGCTGGACAGCCAATGGTTCATCATCCAATTTCTGCTTGTAAAAGG ATTCCCAACTTAGCTCAGATCTATCTCGTTGGTTTTTATGAGGAACGTGAATTTGCATTATACGTGTCCTCCATCTCTAATGAGCTAAAAGTCCCTGTTAG ATACTTGAAGGAAGACAAGCCACATGGTTCAGCTGGTGGACTTTATAACTTCAGAGATCTGATCATGGAAGATAGCCCG TCACATATTTTCTTGCTCAATTGCGATGTTTGCTGTAGTTTTCCACTGCCAGAAATGCTTG AGGCTCACAGAAGATATGGTGGGATGGGAACAATCTTAGTGATCAAA GTTTCTGCTGAGACAGCAAATGAGTTTGGAGAATTGGTAGCTGATCCAGTCACCAATGAACTGTTGCATTACACAGAAAAGCCTGAAACTTTT GTAAGTGACCGAATAAATTGTGGGGTTTACATATTTACCCCAGATATTTTTACTGCCATCCAGGAGGTTTCCACTCAGAGGAAAGACAGAG CTAATCTGAGACGTGTATCCAGCTTTGAAGCCCTCCAGTCAGCAACAAG GAGTCTTTCCACAGATTTTGTAAGATTGGATCAAGATATTCTGTCACCCCTTGCAGGGAAGAAGCAGCTATATACATATGAGACTTTGGACTTTTGGGAACAGATCAAAACTCCTGG GATGTCCTTGAAATGTTCTGGTTTATATCTTGCACAATTCCGGTTCACCTCCCCCCATCTTTTGGCACATGGGGATGGTACAAAGAGTGCTTCCATTACTGGTGATGTTTATGTTCATCCATCAGCAAAAGTACATCCGAGTGCTAAG ATCGGTCCCAATGTCTCGATATCTGCAAATGCTCGTATAGGAGCTGGCGTAAGGCTCATCAGTTGTATCATCCTTGATGATGTTGAAATTAAG GAAAATGCCGTCGTTATTCATGCAATTGTTGGGTGGAAGTCTTCTGTTGGGAGATGGTCTAGGGTCCAG GCTAGTGGAGATTACAATGCAAAACTTGGGGTTACAATACTCG GTGAAGCTGTAACTGTTGAAGATGAAGTAGTGGTGACTAGCAGCATTGTCCTACCAAACAAGACTCTCAATGTCAGTGTTCAAGACGAGATAATTCTGTGA